From one Candidatus Woesearchaeota archaeon genomic stretch:
- a CDS encoding DNA-directed RNA polymerase subunit K, whose product MKYTRYEKVRIIGSRALQISMGAPFLIKLSKEDLERLHYNPIEIAKIEFEKDIIPITVKRPMPGTK is encoded by the coding sequence ATAAAATACACAAGGTATGAAAAAGTAAGGATCATCGGAAGCAGGGCATTGCAGATCTCAATGGGTGCTCCATTCCTGATTAAGCTTTCGAAGGAAGATCTTGAGAGGCTGCATTATAACCCGATTGAGATTGCAAAGATTGAGTTTGAAAAAGACATTATTCCCATAACAGTCAAAAGGCCGATGCCCGGGACAAAATAA
- a CDS encoding HD domain-containing protein has product MDFLFEPIWKDFNKLQEKSNVTCEHSIRVADYAIRLADKLIDCIRSSNADEHLLKLFGELNLDDVKYKVYQAALHHDIGKFKAPDEILNKNGKLSREEFYVLWPHPYHGMEMLVEEGCEDRDILIGVYLSHERLNEKSYFKTKDSYIGLIARIIGVTDSFDSKANPHVNGEAARSDKQAALELILDNGLDRHIVRNFIEMEGIQISIFDRFKNKLVFQISRWLNQNKDLKN; this is encoded by the coding sequence ATGGATTTTTTATTTGAACCGATATGGAAAGATTTCAATAAACTGCAGGAGAAAAGCAATGTAACCTGCGAGCACAGCATCAGAGTTGCTGATTATGCTATTCGCCTGGCTGACAAGCTGATTGATTGCATTCGTTCCAGTAATGCAGATGAACATCTTCTTAAATTATTTGGTGAATTGAACCTCGATGATGTGAAGTATAAAGTATACCAAGCTGCGCTCCATCATGATATCGGCAAGTTTAAGGCGCCCGACGAAATACTAAACAAAAACGGCAAACTTTCAAGGGAGGAATTTTATGTATTATGGCCTCACCCTTATCACGGCATGGAAATGCTGGTTGAAGAAGGTTGTGAGGACAGGGATATTTTAATCGGCGTTTACCTTTCTCACGAGAGGCTTAATGAAAAGAGCTATTTCAAAACAAAAGATAGCTATATTGGCCTTATCGCGAGAATTATAGGAGTAACAGATTCTTTTGACTCAAAGGCCAATCCCCACGTCAATGGAGAAGCGGCAAGAAGCGATAAACAGGCAGCTTTGGAATTAATACTGGACAATGGTTTAGATCGGCATATTGTCAGGAATTTTATTGAAATGGAAGGAATTCAAATCTCAATTTTCGATAGATTTAAAAACAAACTGGTTTTCCAAATATCAAGATGGCTGAATCAAAACAAGGATCTCAAGAACTGA
- the rrp42 gene encoding exosome complex protein Rrp42 encodes MNEQLREHIIKSLSAGIRFDGRKPLEYRNVSVEYGVSKNAEGSSRVKIGETEVIAGVKLSMDKPYSDTPDDGVMSVNAELLPLSSPEFESGPPNEQSIELARVVDRGIRESKAIDTKKLCVKKGEKVWMISVDIVTINDSGNLIDAAAIAALAALKDTKFPEVKDDAVNYKKLTNERLPMKKDPMAVTVYKIGGHFIVDPDLDEEKVFDARLTVTTTPDGIISALQKGGDLPLTMEDVEKMVEIGIEKAKELRKML; translated from the coding sequence ATGAATGAACAACTTAGAGAGCACATTATAAAATCACTGTCAGCAGGAATAAGGTTTGACGGAAGAAAGCCATTGGAATATAGAAATGTTTCAGTGGAGTATGGAGTTTCAAAAAACGCAGAAGGATCCAGCAGAGTAAAAATCGGTGAAACAGAAGTTATTGCTGGCGTTAAGCTGAGCATGGACAAGCCTTACTCAGATACGCCTGATGACGGCGTTATGAGTGTTAATGCTGAATTGCTGCCTTTGTCGAGTCCTGAATTTGAAAGCGGCCCGCCAAATGAGCAGTCAATTGAATTGGCGAGGGTTGTTGATCGCGGCATACGGGAATCAAAAGCAATTGACACAAAAAAACTTTGTGTTAAGAAAGGCGAGAAGGTATGGATGATAAGCGTTGATATTGTCACAATAAATGACTCAGGCAATCTGATTGATGCAGCAGCAATAGCGGCGCTTGCTGCATTGAAGGATACGAAATTTCCTGAAGTCAAAGATGACGCGGTTAATTACAAGAAACTGACAAATGAAAGACTGCCTATGAAAAAGGATCCTATGGCAGTAACAGTTTACAAGATCGGAGGGCATTTCATTGTTGACCCTGATCTTGACGAGGAAAAAGTCTTTGATGCAAGACTGACAGTAACAACAACGCCTGACGGAATAATCTCAGCTCTGCAGAAAGGAGGGGATCTGCCATTGACGATGGAAGATGTCGAGAAAATGGTGGAGATCGGGATTGAGAAGGCAAAGGAATTGAGGAAGATGCTTTAG
- a CDS encoding exosome complex exonuclease Rrp41: MSYKKRFDGRKFDETREIEAKAGVIPRADGSAYFRIGKTIAYAAVYGPRNLYPKFLQDPGKGILRCKYNMMPFSGAGERVRPGGSRRSKEISMVTEKALLPVVDLSEFQNSVVDIFIELPQTDAGTRCAGICAASIALADAGIPMKDMVAAISVGIVDDQVLVDLDYEEEAYEAGPVADIPVAFIHRTGELTLLQMDGEISKEDLKKAIEMGKKACLMINEIQKKALKDKYGEQNE, encoded by the coding sequence ATGAGTTATAAGAAAAGATTTGACGGAAGAAAATTTGATGAAACAAGGGAAATAGAAGCCAAGGCAGGCGTTATACCTAGAGCAGACGGATCTGCTTATTTCAGGATTGGAAAAACAATTGCTTATGCTGCTGTTTACGGCCCAAGAAATTTGTATCCTAAGTTTTTGCAGGATCCTGGAAAAGGAATCCTGAGATGCAAGTACAATATGATGCCGTTTTCAGGAGCAGGCGAGAGGGTAAGGCCTGGCGGATCAAGAAGATCGAAGGAAATTTCGATGGTTACGGAAAAGGCATTGCTGCCTGTTGTTGATCTGAGCGAGTTCCAGAATTCTGTTGTTGATATTTTCATAGAGCTGCCTCAGACAGATGCAGGAACAAGATGCGCAGGAATATGCGCTGCTTCAATTGCATTGGCAGATGCAGGAATTCCGATGAAAGACATGGTTGCTGCTATTTCTGTCGGCATAGTTGATGACCAGGTTCTTGTTGATCTTGATTATGAAGAGGAGGCTTATGAAGCCGGCCCGGTAGCTGATATTCCGGTTGCGTTCATCCACAGGACTGGAGAATTGACTTTGCTGCAGATGGACGGCGAAATATCCAAGGAAGACTTGAAGAAAGCGATTGAGATGGGAAAAAAGGCGTGCTTAATGATAAATGAAATACAGAAAAAAGCATTAAAAGACAAATATGGTGAGCAAAATGAATGA
- the rrp4 gene encoding exosome complex RNA-binding protein Rrp4 codes for MSELLVKEKEVVIPGEELASGMDYLPSYGTYRDGDKVLAAKLGAVNVEGKVIKIFPLSGQYIPRKYDTIIGKVVDVLMSGWRIDTFSPYTAMLPVRDGVMGFVNKGADLTQYFNLDDYVVTKIFNVTSQKLVDVTMKGPGLRKLKGGRIIRVNCNKVPRIIGKGGSMIGLVKQATNCRIIVGQNGLIWIDGEPKDEVDAVSFIKKIENEAHTSGLTEKMKEYLEKTTGKKLAINTESTEEKGEQNEL; via the coding sequence ATGAGTGAACTATTAGTTAAAGAAAAAGAAGTAGTTATTCCTGGAGAAGAATTAGCATCCGGAATGGACTATCTGCCGTCTTACGGAACATACAGGGACGGTGACAAGGTTTTGGCTGCAAAATTAGGCGCGGTAAATGTTGAAGGAAAAGTCATAAAGATATTTCCTTTGTCCGGCCAGTATATCCCAAGGAAATATGACACAATAATCGGCAAGGTTGTTGATGTTTTGATGAGCGGCTGGAGAATAGACACATTCTCGCCTTACACAGCAATGCTTCCTGTAAGGGATGGTGTGATGGGTTTTGTAAACAAAGGCGCTGATTTGACGCAGTATTTCAATCTTGACGATTATGTTGTTACAAAAATATTCAATGTAACGTCACAGAAGCTGGTTGATGTCACGATGAAAGGGCCCGGCCTGAGGAAGCTGAAAGGCGGCAGGATAATAAGGGTTAACTGCAACAAGGTGCCAAGAATAATCGGTAAAGGCGGCAGCATGATTGGCTTGGTAAAGCAGGCCACTAACTGCAGGATCATAGTCGGCCAGAACGGCCTAATATGGATTGACGGAGAGCCGAAAGACGAAGTTGATGCTGTAAGCTTTATCAAGAAAATAGAAAATGAAGCGCATACTTCCGGCTTGACAGAAAAGATGAAAGAATACCTTGAAAAAACAACAGGAAAAAAACTGGCAATCAACACTGAAAGCACTGAAGAGAAAGGTGAGCAAAATGAGTTATAA
- a CDS encoding ribosome assembly factor SBDS yields the protein MPGITFDKERFSINIARIKKGGNVFEIPIDADLAMEFRKGRAAEIRDVLKSEHVFSDAKKGLRASEHLMQQVFGTSDPLKVAEIILKEGEIQLTSEHREKMREEKKKRIMDIIHRNGVDPRTDAPHPMTRIENAFEQAKIRIDEMRSAEEQVDDILKQLRPIMPIRFEIKEIQIHIPAIHAAKSYSVVKHFSKMLKEEWMNDGSLLAVVELPGGLEQDFYDKLNTATHGDVECKVIKTK from the coding sequence ATGCCAGGAATTACTTTTGACAAGGAAAGATTCTCCATAAACATTGCGAGAATAAAGAAAGGTGGCAATGTTTTTGAAATTCCGATTGACGCTGATCTTGCAATGGAATTCAGGAAAGGCAGGGCAGCTGAAATAAGGGATGTCCTGAAATCAGAGCATGTCTTTTCTGATGCAAAAAAAGGATTAAGGGCAAGCGAGCATTTGATGCAGCAGGTTTTCGGCACATCTGATCCTTTAAAAGTTGCAGAAATAATCCTGAAAGAAGGTGAAATTCAGCTAACTTCAGAGCACAGGGAAAAGATGAGAGAAGAAAAAAAGAAAAGGATAATGGACATAATACACAGGAACGGCGTTGACCCGAGAACAGATGCGCCGCATCCTATGACAAGGATAGAAAACGCATTTGAGCAGGCAAAAATAAGAATAGATGAAATGAGATCTGCAGAAGAGCAGGTTGATGATATTTTGAAGCAGTTAAGGCCCATAATGCCGATAAGGTTTGAGATAAAAGAGATACAAATTCATATTCCCGCGATTCATGCTGCAAAATCATATTCTGTTGTAAAGCATTTCTCAAAAATGCTGAAAGAAGAGTGGATGAATGATGGATCATTGCTTGCTGTTGTTGAACTTCCTGGCGGCTTAGAGCAGGATTTCTATGATAAACTAAACACGGCAACGCACGGCGATGTAGAATGCAAGGTTATAAAAACAAAATGA
- the psmA gene encoding archaeal proteasome endopeptidase complex subunit alpha, with protein MQQPLPHQVMGYDRAITMFSPDGRLLQVEYAKKTVKQGSTAIGIVCSDGVVLVTDKRIVDKLVVPESVEKIWQIDEHIGATASGILSDARVLIERAQLAAQRHRITYDSDIDVLSIVKDICNLKQITTQSGGFRPFGVSILVAGIDSDGPKLFETDPTGIFFQYRAAVIGEGEIEVEAILNKDYKETITVEEALKLAISSLAKILDKDFSIERIDAAYIMTKEKKFTKLGKDRVERILKDTKKK; from the coding sequence ATGCAACAGCCTTTACCGCATCAGGTGATGGGATATGACAGGGCAATAACAATGTTCAGCCCTGACGGAAGATTGCTTCAGGTAGAATATGCTAAAAAGACAGTCAAGCAGGGCAGCACAGCCATCGGAATAGTCTGCTCAGACGGCGTTGTCCTTGTGACAGACAAGAGAATAGTTGACAAGCTTGTTGTCCCGGAAAGCGTTGAAAAGATATGGCAGATTGATGAGCATATCGGCGCAACTGCTTCAGGAATCTTATCTGATGCCCGCGTTCTAATAGAAAGAGCGCAGCTGGCAGCCCAGAGGCACAGAATAACTTACGATTCAGACATTGATGTGCTGAGCATTGTAAAAGATATCTGCAATTTGAAGCAGATAACAACGCAGTCAGGCGGATTCAGGCCTTTTGGCGTTTCAATTTTGGTTGCAGGAATTGATTCTGACGGGCCAAAGCTTTTCGAGACTGACCCTACAGGAATTTTCTTCCAGTACAGGGCAGCTGTGATTGGAGAAGGCGAAATTGAGGTTGAAGCCATTCTAAACAAGGATTACAAGGAAACAATAACAGTTGAGGAAGCCTTAAAGCTTGCAATAAGCTCATTGGCAAAGATTCTTGACAAGGATTTCAGCATTGAAAGGATCGATGCAGCATACATAATGACCAAAGAGAAGAAATTCACAAAACTGGGCAAAGACAGAGTGGAAAGAATATTGAAAGACACAAAGAAAAAATAA
- a CDS encoding Rpp14/Pop5 family protein, translating into MAKKLKAMMPSMRERKRYVAFQIISKEPIRPFKPVSDAIWQGCLRFLGELGAAKAGIWILADKFNEENQKGLIRVNHKYVDDLKGALALIKSINGAEVIVRSTGTSGIMKKAQERYLTNN; encoded by the coding sequence ATGGCAAAAAAATTGAAAGCTATGATGCCAAGCATGAGGGAGCGCAAACGCTATGTCGCGTTTCAGATCATCTCAAAAGAGCCTATAAGGCCTTTCAAGCCAGTGTCTGATGCAATATGGCAGGGCTGCCTGAGGTTTTTAGGAGAGCTTGGAGCTGCCAAGGCAGGAATATGGATATTAGCAGACAAATTCAATGAAGAAAATCAGAAAGGTTTAATAAGGGTAAATCACAAATATGTCGATGATTTGAAAGGTGCTTTGGCGCTGATAAAAAGCATAAACGGCGCTGAAGTCATTGTCAGATCAACAGGAACATCGGGGATAATGAAAAAAGCGCAGGAAAGATACTTGACAAATAATTAA
- a CDS encoding class I SAM-dependent methyltransferase has protein sequence MNYYDSISKGYEELHGEEQLNKIKIIKKFLKVRKTDKLLDVGCGTGLTTEPWPCERYGIDPSRKLLFKAKQKNKEIDYELAPAEKIPYPDHFFDVVISITAIQNFKDIEKGLKEIKRVGNKRFVLSFLKKSPKKEMIECLIKKHFKVKKILEEDKESIYFT, from the coding sequence ATGAATTATTACGATTCAATAAGCAAAGGCTATGAAGAGCTGCATGGCGAAGAGCAGTTAAATAAAATCAAAATAATTAAAAAATTCCTGAAAGTCAGGAAAACAGACAAGCTGCTGGATGTAGGCTGCGGCACAGGCTTGACAACAGAGCCGTGGCCATGTGAAAGATACGGAATTGATCCATCAAGAAAATTATTATTTAAGGCAAAACAAAAGAACAAAGAAATAGACTATGAGCTTGCTCCTGCTGAAAAGATACCCTATCCAGACCATTTCTTTGATGTTGTGATAAGCATAACAGCAATACAAAACTTCAAGGATATAGAGAAAGGGCTAAAAGAGATCAAAAGGGTTGGAAACAAGAGGTTTGTTCTCAGCTTTTTAAAAAAATCACCTAAAAAAGAGATGATTGAATGCCTTATTAAAAAACACTTTAAAGTTAAAAAGATCCTCGAGGAAGACAAAGAGTCGATATATTTCACGTAA
- a CDS encoding DegT/DnrJ/EryC1/StrS family aminotransferase, giving the protein MNPNIPKMLRRLTGKKHIVFVDRGNTAIMKAFEIAKKLGKTRALIQDQGGWLTYKQFALKNDLMPIDLKTDYGILNLRDLFKKADRNSVLIVNSLTGYFADQPMKPIEKICKKRGCLLINDASGSIGTKFAKYGDMAIGSFRQWKPINLGKGGFIAINDNLLHFFMTKERVHGVLRFIDRYISKPEVIEEYTFSEKELDALENKIENLNKRLKFLVGINQKIKNDLKNSEILHKSRYGLNVIVKFKNEDEKSKIIKYCEENKYEYTLCPRNIRADIDAVCIEVKRLEEK; this is encoded by the coding sequence ATGAATCCGAACATTCCGAAGATGCTCCGCAGGCTGACAGGCAAGAAGCACATTGTCTTTGTTGACAGGGGCAATACGGCAATAATGAAGGCATTTGAAATAGCAAAAAAGCTTGGCAAAACAAGAGCCTTAATTCAGGATCAGGGCGGCTGGCTCACATATAAGCAGTTTGCATTGAAAAACGACCTGATGCCGATCGATCTTAAAACAGATTACGGCATTCTTAACCTGAGAGACCTTTTCAAGAAAGCTGACAGGAATTCAGTTTTGATTGTAAACTCACTTACAGGCTATTTTGCTGACCAGCCTATGAAGCCAATAGAAAAGATATGCAAAAAGAGAGGCTGCCTGCTGATAAATGATGCGTCAGGCTCAATAGGGACAAAATTTGCAAAATACGGCGACATGGCAATTGGCAGCTTCAGGCAGTGGAAGCCCATTAATCTTGGAAAAGGCGGCTTTATTGCAATAAATGACAATCTGCTGCACTTTTTCATGACGAAAGAAAGAGTTCATGGCGTTTTAAGATTCATAGACAGGTACATAAGCAAGCCCGAAGTAATAGAGGAATATACATTCTCTGAAAAAGAGCTTGATGCGCTTGAAAATAAGATAGAAAACCTGAACAAAAGATTGAAATTTCTGGTTGGAATAAACCAAAAAATAAAAAACGACCTTAAAAACTCTGAAATACTGCATAAGAGCAGATACGGCCTTAATGTCATTGTAAAATTCAAGAACGAGGATGAAAAAAGCAAAATTATTAAATACTGCGAAGAAAATAAATACGAATACACGCTCTGCCCCAGAAATATAAGGGCAGATATAGACGCCGTGTGCATAGAAGTAAAGAGGCTGGAGGAAAAATGA
- a CDS encoding AbrB/MazE/SpoVT family DNA-binding domain-containing protein yields the protein MSIEAISVQGEDFVTSMSVKGQIVISKEIRDKLGLMPRVKFKEKIQGKKIILEPLPSLGELGGSWGKTGKTTKELMKEVDEGWDI from the coding sequence ATGTCGATAGAAGCAATAAGTGTTCAAGGCGAAGATTTTGTTACTTCAATGTCTGTCAAGGGGCAGATTGTAATATCCAAGGAAATAAGAGATAAATTAGGTCTGATGCCTAGAGTAAAATTTAAAGAGAAGATACAAGGCAAGAAAATAATCTTAGAACCGCTTCCATCATTGGGTGAGTTGGGAGGGAGCTGGGGTAAAACCGGAAAAACAACAAAAGAGCTAATGAAAGAGGTAGATGAAGGTTGGGATATATAG
- a CDS encoding PIN domain-containing protein: MGYIVDTYAFIEWFEKNNQNYKEYFDKKLVEEGAYITPLILMELFFLIHRDKGEEKAKEFLKILNKYFKIIKVKQKTLIETSIFRSQMYKKSIKMSYVDCMSCVLAKELKLKILTGDEHFRSLPNVEFIK; this comes from the coding sequence TTGGGATATATAGTAGACACGTATGCTTTCATAGAATGGTTTGAAAAAAACAACCAGAATTATAAAGAATATTTTGATAAAAAATTAGTTGAAGAAGGTGCATACATAACCCCGCTGATATTGATGGAATTGTTTTTTCTAATTCACCGTGATAAAGGTGAAGAAAAAGCGAAAGAATTTCTTAAGATTCTGAATAAATATTTTAAAATCATAAAAGTAAAACAAAAAACTTTAATAGAAACATCAATTTTTAGAAGTCAAATGTACAAAAAAAGCATAAAGATGTCCTATGTGGACTGTATGAGCTGTGTTTTAGCCAAAGAATTAAAGCTAAAAATATTGACAGGAGACGAACATTTTAGAAGTCTACCGAATGTGGAGTTTATCAAATGA
- the metG gene encoding methionine--tRNA ligase, which yields MKKTSQKTIVTSALPYVNNVPHLGTLVCVLSADVYSRYLKLKKEDAISVCGTDEHGTTAEVKALEEGLTPRQLVDKYFKIHRRIYEWFECDFDCFGRTSSEENKEITIDIFNKLDKNGYIKEETIEQCFCPKCSKFLADRFIEGECPYCGYKNARGDQCENCGKLLNATELVCARCKTCGTEPIVKESRHLFIDLPKLAPKLKTWIKKAEKKWSENAKTMTAAWLKEGLKPRCITRDLEWGIKVPKKGFENKVFYSWFDAPIGYIGITKEAGKDWKKYWLDPKTRLVQFMGKDNIPFHTILFPAFLIGTGDKYALVSGLSVNEYLNYETGKFSKSRNEGVFGDDAIETGIPADVWRYYILVNRPEKTDTVFDWRDFQSKINNELVANIGNLVNRTIVFINNFFDGKISKAGLRASDKDFFKKIEREEKKALELLDKIELKESLKQIMSISKFGNQYFQEKEPWKTKDKAALYVLANFVKDLAILISPFMPAASASIKKQLNIEKLELEDLGKLSLKEGHRINKSELLFHKLEDKQREEFQKKFSGKKKTIEEKSFPLNLRVAKIIEAKNHPNADKLVVLKIALGDEERQLVAGIRKHYSNDELKNKNIVVVSNLKPAVLRGIESNGMLLAADDGKDLKLLEAPNSESGDIVFIDGYKNTDKEITFDEFLKIKLAVKNKKVVFEDKVLKTKKEEINADVEDGAIVR from the coding sequence ATGAAAAAAACAAGCCAAAAAACCATTGTAACAAGCGCGCTGCCTTATGTGAATAATGTGCCTCATCTAGGCACTTTGGTCTGTGTTCTTTCAGCTGATGTTTATTCAAGGTATTTAAAATTGAAAAAGGAGGATGCAATAAGCGTCTGCGGCACAGATGAGCATGGAACAACAGCAGAAGTCAAGGCTTTGGAGGAAGGATTGACGCCAAGGCAATTAGTTGACAAATATTTCAAGATCCACAGAAGAATATATGAATGGTTTGAATGCGATTTTGATTGTTTCGGCAGAACGAGCTCTGAAGAAAACAAAGAGATAACAATAGACATCTTCAATAAACTCGATAAGAACGGCTACATAAAAGAAGAAACAATAGAGCAGTGCTTCTGCCCGAAATGCAGTAAATTTCTTGCTGACAGGTTTATTGAAGGCGAATGCCCTTACTGCGGCTATAAAAATGCGCGCGGCGACCAGTGCGAGAACTGCGGGAAGCTGCTCAATGCAACAGAATTAGTTTGCGCAAGATGCAAGACATGCGGAACTGAGCCAATTGTTAAAGAAAGCAGGCATCTTTTCATTGATCTTCCAAAGCTTGCTCCAAAATTGAAAACGTGGATTAAGAAAGCTGAAAAGAAATGGAGCGAAAATGCAAAAACAATGACTGCTGCATGGCTGAAGGAAGGGCTAAAGCCAAGATGCATAACCCGCGATTTGGAATGGGGCATTAAAGTTCCGAAAAAAGGATTTGAAAATAAAGTTTTTTACTCATGGTTTGATGCGCCTATTGGCTATATTGGCATAACAAAAGAAGCTGGAAAAGATTGGAAGAAGTACTGGCTTGATCCTAAAACAAGATTAGTTCAGTTCATGGGAAAAGACAATATTCCGTTTCATACAATATTATTCCCTGCATTTTTAATCGGGACAGGAGACAAATACGCTTTAGTTAGTGGCCTCTCTGTAAACGAGTACTTGAATTATGAAACTGGAAAATTCTCAAAGAGCAGGAATGAAGGCGTTTTTGGAGATGATGCAATTGAAACCGGGATTCCTGCAGATGTATGGCGGTATTACATCTTAGTCAACAGGCCAGAAAAGACCGATACTGTTTTTGACTGGAGAGATTTTCAAAGCAAAATAAACAATGAGCTTGTTGCGAATATCGGAAATTTGGTGAACAGGACAATAGTCTTCATTAATAATTTCTTTGATGGAAAAATATCAAAAGCAGGCTTAAGAGCATCAGATAAAGATTTTTTTAAGAAAATAGAAAGAGAGGAGAAAAAAGCTCTTGAGCTGCTTGATAAAATTGAATTAAAAGAATCATTAAAGCAAATAATGTCAATAAGCAAGTTCGGAAACCAGTATTTTCAGGAAAAAGAGCCCTGGAAAACAAAGGATAAGGCTGCGCTGTATGTTCTTGCAAACTTTGTGAAGGATCTTGCTATTTTGATTTCGCCTTTCATGCCTGCAGCTTCCGCTTCAATTAAAAAACAGCTGAATATTGAAAAGCTTGAGCTAGAGGATTTAGGAAAATTATCCTTGAAAGAAGGGCACAGGATAAATAAATCTGAATTGTTATTTCACAAACTCGAAGATAAACAAAGAGAGGAATTTCAGAAAAAATTTTCAGGTAAAAAGAAAACCATCGAAGAAAAATCATTCCCGTTAAATCTCAGAGTCGCAAAAATAATCGAAGCAAAAAACCATCCTAATGCAGACAAGCTTGTTGTTCTGAAGATAGCTCTCGGAGATGAGGAAAGGCAGTTAGTTGCAGGGATTAGAAAGCATTATTCAAACGACGAGCTGAAAAACAAAAACATAGTTGTTGTTTCTAATTTAAAGCCCGCTGTGTTGAGGGGCATCGAAAGCAATGGAATGCTGCTTGCAGCAGATGACGGAAAAGATCTTAAGCTGTTGGAAGCTCCAAATTCAGAGTCAGGAGATATTGTTTTTATTGACGGGTATAAAAATACTGATAAAGAGATCACATTTGATGAGTTCTTAAAAATAAAACTGGCTGTAAAAAACAAAAAAGTGGTTTTTGAAGATAAGGTTTTGAAAACAAAAAAAGAAGAGATAAATGCAGATGTCGAGGATGGCGCTATAGTTAGATAG
- a CDS encoding DUF1189 family protein — protein MRFRSFRKFIEVLNNELLKNTLKSINPFYYSDLAKSSFRYCFKYLALVILWSIIVMCIIAVPRLFLLRGYIGEQLDNVNVFSVNVTFETKQPIVLLENDPQVIIDGSVSERNMTGEKVLITKDFFYFRPFNSIQRFNAGSYHNLLDHKSGIANLIAALFVIIIPGVLIINYASFYIKYLVIMLAVSVIVFIAVRVLRFDISFKKILKIAFFASTAPLFIELISIPYSLGRFLIPFAQALGSRLYLVTLILLAVIMAFGILRVGLTGKIEVIKSSVIKKKKLEVSSKKDDDYILWQ, from the coding sequence ATGAGATTCAGGTCATTCAGAAAGTTTATTGAAGTTCTTAACAATGAGCTGTTGAAAAACACGCTCAAGAGCATCAATCCATTTTATTACTCTGATCTCGCAAAAAGCTCTTTCAGATACTGCTTCAAATACCTTGCTCTGGTTATACTCTGGAGCATAATTGTAATGTGCATCATAGCTGTTCCGAGATTATTCTTACTGCGCGGCTACATAGGGGAACAGCTCGATAATGTCAATGTGTTTTCTGTAAATGTAACATTCGAAACAAAGCAGCCGATTGTTCTGCTGGAGAATGATCCGCAGGTAATAATAGACGGAAGCGTAAGCGAAAGGAACATGACGGGTGAGAAGGTCCTGATAACAAAGGATTTCTTTTATTTTAGGCCGTTCAACAGCATCCAAAGATTCAATGCAGGCTCTTACCATAACTTATTGGACCATAAAAGCGGAATTGCAAATCTTATCGCAGCATTGTTTGTTATAATAATTCCGGGTGTATTGATAATAAATTACGCGTCGTTTTATATAAAATACCTGGTAATAATGCTTGCAGTTTCAGTAATTGTTTTCATAGCTGTCAGGGTGCTTAGATTTGATATAAGCTTTAAAAAAATCCTGAAAATAGCATTTTTTGCCTCTACAGCGCCTTTATTTATAGAGCTCATCTCAATTCCCTACAGCCTCGGGAGATTTTTAATTCCGTTTGCCCAGGCTCTTGGCTCCAGGCTTTATCTTGTAACATTGATTCTGCTGGCCGTCATTATGGCCTTCGGAATTCTGAGAGTTGGCCTGACTGGCAAAATCGAAGTGATCAAAAGCAGCGTAATAAAAAAGAAAAAGCTTGAAGTAAGCTCAAAAAAAGATGATGACTACATACTATGGCAGTGA